In the genome of Arachis hypogaea cultivar Tifrunner chromosome 9, arahy.Tifrunner.gnm2.J5K5, whole genome shotgun sequence, the window CTATATATGTTCTTCAATCATGTATTAATTGTTTCATTATGGTTTGGGGAAATGTTGAATCTTTAATCAAGCAGTATATGATTAAACGGTATGAGACAacaaaaatccatttttttttgttatattttgtaCTTAAACAAATCTAATATAAATAGAGATTAAGGATCCAAATTCCAAGGGATCTTGTCCATTATGGGGAACAAAAAGAATTTATTGggatttttttgtaatatttttacatGGTAAATTAAGACAAGCAGGGTCCAATAgtcttaaattgtgcttaatttgggaagCACATTGGAAAATAAAGGGTAACCCTCAATTAACATGAGGCTAATTCAAACAATTCCTTGCACCTTCGTCGCTCACATTAATCAATTCTATACAATATACAAATACAGCTCCTTTGACCATCTTTATATTTGTGTTGTCAAAGTGTGTAGCACAAAatgaccaagaaaagaaaagaaaagaagaaaacaagtaGGTAGCACATTATCATCGTTTTTTTAATTCCGTCGTAATAAACATGAAAACATATGCTATCTTAGGTGTCGGGAAGgttctcatttattattattatcttaatttttgtctttccTCAAAAATCATAATCTAGTTTTTGCCTGAAATAATGgtttaaataaaacagaaaagccACGTTTGGGAAATCCACATATGCATGAATGCAGCTAAGTTGGACTTCAATGAATCAATCAATTGCCTATAAAATCCAAATTTGATTCTAATGGCATGACATTCCTTTGTCTGACATGTACATAGTCAAAGATATAATTTTGATTACATTGTCATATCACAAAGAATTTGATTATGACAATTAGCAAATTAATTTCTCAAAACAAGGTTCAGTtgatgatctttttttttttttggcagccTATATttccaaaaaccccaaatattCAGATTGAAAGACTAGTACATGTGAATAAGCAGATTAAATTTACTTGATTCTTTCTATTAAAATGATGATATTTGATACGCATCTCAGTACATACATTACATTATATGCATGTAAATGTTACATGGAATTTGacaaaatatttgaaagaagggAAATTGTAATGCTGAAGGAAAAAAGACAGTTTCTCCTTCTCCCGTTTGGAAAATGTCAgatggaaaaaaaattattagcctGACTGCTGGAGAAGACAATAATGAAGAACAACATTCAGTCTCCATAAAACTCGCAATCCTTCGGTGAAGTTATCTTCCCTCCTAATCCTGCCTTACGCCAAATCTCTGCAATATAAACTTTCCAGAAAATATTATATGCTGAAGTAAAGAGGATGTTCATACTACAATGCTGTTTAAAAAACAAAGAATGAAGGATGCATATACTTCCTAAGTAACTGGTTCACTCTACACAAGTCCAGAAGATTCATTTTCTATCTACTAGAAGTGTAAAGTTAAAGTGAAAATTTTGTAGTTTGACCTAAAGAGAATAAATGCTCTCAAGAGAGGTTGCATGAGTAACTCCCAATCATGCAACATCTAGGACTAAgaatcatcaaattctcaatgaGATTTTCCTTAGGGACACGTCCAATTTTCATCTATGGAAATCATTTCTAGACTATCGCACAAGTTCATTAAACATTTCAGAAGTCAATGCCTGCCCTAATATTTGCTTAGTGATCAGGATAGTTTTTCAAGTTCCATCTTCTACCCTATATCTTGCTTGCATTAATATTTGCATCCCCCAAGGCTACAATGAATATACGAAACGATAAAAAcatacaaaataaacaagttatcATAACTGCATCAAATAAGCATGTTGCATTTTTtaatgttgaaaaaaataaagaaataaagaaacaaataaagaaaacttACCTCGCTTAAAGTCCATCTCTTTAAAAAGatcttctttccattttcttttaacaagttcttctttccattttctttgtCTCTCAGAGAAGCTCGCCCTACAGGCAAAATCATTTTGAGTATACAAGTTTGGGGGGGAGGTAGATTAAATAAGGTGCCACTATCAATCCTGATACATACCTGACACTGAATGAACCTGGCTGAGCTTCATGAAGAGTCTCCTTTGATTCGTTAAGATCAGAAGGCTGGATTTCCTGCAAAGGTTGATTCGGTGCACCACCAAGCTGTGGTTGATATTTGTTATGACTCTTACTGCTTGAAACACTGGCACTACCAGCCATTGACAATCGTCTCCTAGCATGACTAGGAGATCTACCCTGTGATGTTGCATTTGGGATTTTCGAAACATCATTGCTTGGTGCAATTGCAATAGGTGCAATGGCTGCATTTGAAACACTAAGATATTCTTCAAAAAGAGGTGTTTGGAGTTTCTTCAGTTCAATGGCCTGATGCAATTTATTCAAGAGGAAAacaatattttaaattctaaccaGGTCAGTTTTATAGAGAAAAGgcagataaaaattaaaagaaataactaCTTAGTATAACTACAATTAAAGTAAACAAATACATGATAATTGTAGCAAAATAGAACCTTCTCATCCAGGAAGGCTTTAATTTTGGACTCAGTaacttcatcatcatcttcatctccTGAATGCTCACATGAAAATGAGAATTTATCCTTCACGTCAGGATATGGTTCAGCACCTGTCATAGTTTCACTAACAGCTTGAGCTGAAGACAAGTTCATTCTGCTTTCCTTTAAATTTAGATCTTCATCAAACTTGCAAGGCCAGTCATCCACAGGTTCACACATTGGATTGAAACTCTATTCCAGCCAACATATCAAGCAAACTATTTAAGAACTAATCATGAAACATCAAATAAAGCAGACAAATGAAGAACTAACTCAGCACCTTTATATCTTCAGAAGTAGATAGAGATTTTGGTTTTACTGATGTGTCAACTAAAAAATCATCTTCATCAGCTATCTGACATATGTCATCATCATTGCTGTCAGCTCTCTGGTAGCAATCTGCCTTTAGAAAATTTTCAGAACACATAGTTGAGAGTCTTATGCTATCCAGTTGACAGACATCCTTCACGCCTGTGCAGGTTGATCCCCGAACAGAATCCAAACTGCAGAACCAGTATGGTATCCTAGTTAACGCTTTATATCTGAGAGAAGTTTGCCACAAACAACAGATGATATACTTACAAGTCTCTAGGTTTCTTCTCATGTGTTGCATTGCAAGAGTCCTGAAGTTGGAGATGTTAAcagtgaattaaaaaaaaaaaattatggtgTAAACATTGTATACATATAAGTTCACAGCAGGTAAACTAACCCTGATTGAACTGCATAACATCGAATGAGACTCGCGGTAATTGCAGGAGATGAAAGGATGCTGCAGATAATGGACTTCGACAGAATTACTATATTGGTTATGAAGGACAAGTTATGTTAAATGCAAACAAATTTGAGTGAATGCAATCATAATTGAAGATAAGTTAGCTGAAGGAGAGAAAAATGTGCAAATTACCAGTAGCAAGTCTGATGCAGAAGGCCTCAGATCTGGTTCCCTGCAACGAAAATTTGATCAGTAGTGATTAAAACATCATCTGATACTATATATTAACACTGTCCAGCTAAATAGCTAAATGTCAAACTGTATCACTGGACTTTTGTAAAACAAATGCAGTCAGCATAAAACACAGGGTATGATAAAACTTGATATGTAAAAGCATTATATGTATGTACTTGTGGAAGCATTTCAGCAAAAAGTCCTGTGCCTCGGCAGACAGATATTCAGGTATGGGTGGATGAGATTTAGTTGTCCCAATGTAGTAAAGAGCAGAAGCCTGAAAGCAAGAGAAATCTGAGCTATGTAATAACAATGAATAAAGTCAAGAGGACCAACTTGTGGAATGGAAATAGGACGGATGGTCCATTAAGGGTCTAAGGTCCGGTTCGCTTTTATCTATTTAATTTACAAAGACTATATTAGTATGCTTGGTGGTGAGAGTTGAATTACATACCTCCTGAGGATACTGTTGACTCCATGGAGGTTTCCCTGTGGCCATCTCTATCACAGTGCATGCAACACTCCATATGTCAGTAGAGCTAAAAATCCACAAGTTAGAAGAATCCCAAACAATATATTGTTT includes:
- the LOC112711832 gene encoding mitogen-activated protein kinase kinase kinase 3 encodes the protein MKDFLGSVRQSFVFRTPPPATATTDEDGLFAGFVDRISSTIRKSRVGLFSQPRLKHPRVPSPPTPPKCSDDAPPFRWRKGELIGSGAFGRVYMGMNLDSGELIAVKQVLIAPGCASKKNTHANNIRELEEEVKLLKNLKHPNIVRYLGTAREEDSLNILLEFVPGGSISSLLGKFGSFPEPVIKMYTKQLLLGLEYLHDNGIIHRDIKGANILVDNKGCIKLADFGASKKVVELATINGTKSIKGTPHWMSPEVILQTGHTISTDIWSVACTVIEMATGKPPWSQQYPQEASALYYIGTTKSHPPIPEYLSAEAQDFLLKCFHKEPDLRPSASDLLLHPFISCNYRESHSMLCSSIRDSCNATHEKKPRDFLDSVRGSTCTGVKDVCQLDSIRLSTMCSENFLKADCYQRADSNDDDICQIADEDDFLVDTSVKPKSLSTSEDIKSFNPMCEPVDDWPCKFDEDLNLKESRMNLSSAQAVSETMTGAEPYPDVKDKFSFSCEHSGDEDDDEVTESKIKAFLDEKAIELKKLQTPLFEEYLSVSNAAIAPIAIAPSNDVSKIPNATSQGRSPSHARRRLSMAGSASVSSSKSHNKYQPQLGGAPNQPLQEIQPSDLNESKETLHEAQPGSFSVRASFSERQRKWKEELVKRKWKEDLFKEMDFKREIWRKAGLGGKITSPKDCEFYGD